The sequence tctctctctcaaaatctATCTCTCCCCagccaatctctctctctctctccttgccgGCGACCATGTATGGTGGTGACCGAGTGGTGGTTGGTCGCTGTTCGTTGTTGTTACACGATCTATTGTTCTCTTGTTCCAGTTCTCAGATTTATCTCCAGAACTAGTTGAAGGTGAGGTGATTTGAACCCAGTTCTATCTCATGTTCTTTATACTTCTTTGATGTTGTAATTTTGGTTGGTTAGACCTTGTTTGAAGTTAGGTTGATATATAATATTGGATGCTATGTTGATAGATCTATGAATTATGCTGCATAAAAACTTTCATATTTGATTAAATGACTTAATGGACTGCCTTGTGTTGATGTGAACGAATGATATTGTTACGTACTTGTGTGATTGGTTGCCTTGATTCTTGTAATGACTGTCTTTGAAAGCTAAGTTGCTAGAAAGAACTACATGCTAAAGTAATTAGATGAAGTTACAATTGGTATCGTTGCAATTGGTATCAGAACTGAGTGAATGATTGAAATGAAAGATGAATGATGATGAGTGTGTTGTGTATTGTATGTGACACCGAGAATGTGTCAAGGATAATGGAAATGAGAACGTTAATGAATGTTAATGATATAAGACACCGAGAATAGGTGGCGTTTAGAAAGATGATGATTAGTTAATGTAATGTGACCATAAAAGGGGGCGGAATTAATGTAATGGGCTGCGAAAGGGCGGGTTTAATGTTAATGGACGCTATAAGATCGAGTCATGCCGTGTCGTGGCAGATGTGGCTGCACGTACCTCGTGGCAGATAGTGCCAAAAGGGGCCAAATAGCTGCGAGCGGGTAGTTTCATAGGAATCCTCGAAACAGTTGTTATCGTACGATCTCAAAGGGCTTACACGAGGAAGGACGTCCATGAGCATGCCATAGGTCCTTAGAGTCTAGGTTGTTTGGCGTCAGGTCTGTCAAGTCAGTCGACTCCATGTGTAGCAATGACTGAGTTATTGCAATGCTTGATTGATTGTTAGTGGCTATTCAGTCCTTTTCTCCTCATTGAGTAGCATAAAGTTTCGTGCGGGGAGTCTGGTAAAACTACTTTACTGAGTAACATATTTATTCATTCCCTCCATTCAATTTCTCTGTGAGCATGACTGTAAACAAAAGTATATGAATTATGGTTGGATTGGTATTTCACAGAAGGCAGTGCGTCCATGATCTTCGGGACCTGTAACGGTACACAGAGGAGGTCTaaaatgagtagacacgtgtctATAACGTCTACTCCGAACCCCGGTTTAGACTTCAGGGGAGCAGGCCGTTACACGTGCTTAATTAGATATCCAATTTAAGAAACTTTTGGATGTTTCAGattctgatgaaactagtactTGAAGTATTCAGTTTTCTGGGGTCTTATATAAACTTAATGCATATGTACATTAACTGACTGTGAATACGAGATTTGACTTAAAGATGTCTTCGAAAATGATAGTCTACTACCACACTTAAAAATCTTCGACACAATATAACGACCatatatattattctataaAGACTATATAGAGTCATAAATTATTATGCATATAAACAATTATAGTATGACCTATGAAGGTGAACAAGAAAATTAAAGGATATCCAATGTGGCAACCACCCACAaactttattataaatataagtagACAGGAAGGAGGTGGTTGTTAAACGCAAAGAAAACATTCGATTTTACAGAAACAAACCTAgataaatctttttaaaaaatcaagagagagagagaaaatgaagGAAGAACAATGGGCACCAGTAATAGTAATGCTAATATCAAGTGTTGCAATGGGTTCAGTTAATGCTCTCGTTAAGAAAGCGCTTGATGTTGGTGTTAATCATATGATCTTTGCTGCATATAGAATGTCTATTTCTGCTTTGATATTGGTTCCGTTTTCTTATATTTGGGAGAGGTATGAACATTTTGATACTTGTGTACCAAACTCGATCTTCGTTACTTCACTACGTTTTGTTTTAAGTAAATTTATTCGTATGATTTGATTTCGTGCGTTAAagtaataaaacattattaagtTGTgctaataacaaaatttaaagtaacagaaaaaattattaagttatGTAAATTTATTCGCTTTTCATGCATGAACCAAATATTGCAGAACTATATCTTAAAATTCAGactatttacatatttatgtaatataatGATTTACTGTTTCAGATATCATGTAAGTAGTGGCTTGCTTAGATTCTTGGGTGCTTAAGGCAAATTTGAAAACACAggttttaatataattattttaactgATTATATTTCAAtggtataaaataaatttttaaataaaaatttaaaagcttATAATTGACTTTTCTGAtattaacaaatgaaaattattttatggtttatcAGAAACTTATCCATatgatatttttatgatttCTGATATGCTTAATCATATTATATGTGTATGTATAGTACTCCTTCCATTTTAAAAAGAGCcacattttagaaaataattgtttcaaaatgatatatttttacatttcaaTGTGTTATTTAAtggtaaattgtaaacttcaaaaacaaaattttttatttattaaaattccatTGGTTAATTTTTGGGGAAATAGTGAATTACAAAAAATGATGCATTGataatgaaaatttaatatgtttttaatacatgtaaaaattctataacatatatctttttgaaatagAGGTAGTACAATTTTTTATTGTGTTTATACTTAAGTAATGAAGTTTGCCTAATTTTTGAATGCCTTTTTGTTATAGGAAAACCAGACCAATGTTAACGTTCATGCTCTTGTGCGAGCATTTCATCAGCGGATTACTTGGGTTTGTCCCTTTtcatttgttctttttattgcCTGTTTCCACTACTTTCatgattttatttaactttttttggttGCTAAAATGATTTTGCTTActttctaaaaagaaaaaaaacagggaaaaagaagaaaggaTAACAGAGTTTTCTAACACGTTATCTATCTCTTAGTACAAGCCCtatactttgtttttttttttttttggtaaaatagcCCTATACTTTGTTTCCTTTATTTGTCATTGCTTTCTAATAAATAACGCAGGGCAAGTTTGATGCAATTTTTCTTTCTGCTTGGACTATCGTACACGTCACCCACTGTTGCGATGGCTCTAAATAGCATGCTACCCGCTATTACCTTTGCGCTAGCTCTTTTTTTCAGGTAATGAAACTAATTTAATTACTGTTTAGAActtccaaaatcacaaaaagatCTCCTAATTTTAACTATAAGAAAATTGCAGAATAGAGAATGCACAAAAACTGAAGAGCAGAGCAGGCGTGCTCAAGTTAATAGGAACCCTAATTTGCATACTTGGAGCAATGTTCTTAACATTCTACAAAGGTCTTCAAGTATCAAATCCTCATACTCATCCAGAGGCTATTGACAACATTACATTACATAACAATGGTCACGACCAAGCAAAGAAATGGCTTCTAGGCTGTGTTTACTTGTTCACTGGGATAGTGTTATTGTCGCTATGGATGTTGTTTCAAGGGAAATTAAGCGTTAAGTATCCGTGTACTAAGTACTCAAGTACTTGCCTCATGTCGGTCTTCGCAGCATTTCAATGTGCCATTTTGAGTCTTTATAAGAGTAGAGAAGTCGAAGATTGGATCATCAAAGACAAACTCGTCATCTTCGTTATcctttacgctgtaagtttttcATATATCATAATATATGCAAaacaataatacataaaattgtcattaagaaaaagattataaaactGCCCAGTCCTATATGCAATACATAAAATTGGCATTAAGTAGAGACGAAGAGTACTAAGTTTCTTCACTTTGATATAGTCACCTTTATCTATTGTGAccttttttctaaaacatcctCTTAGTAATCTCAAAAGTCGCATTATCAATTGCGAAACCCTTTGCAAAACCCTTTTCTTGGAGCATCTTTAATTAATAGGTAGATCCCCaattaagaatattttatttttactgatATTATTACTTATGTAGTTAAATTGTAGCTACCAAAAATAATAGAACATAATTACGTAAgtaaatgttaattattaaaaacaataaaccATTATTACAATAATACATGCCACCAAAGCTTCtcaaaatttcagaaaaaaaatttctttgaaacaatcttttttattattttctatctctttttctctattataaatactagattttttaaccgcgctacgtgcggataagatattatatgtatttctcaattctaaaataataatgtataatattgtattacattatttaaagaatataaaataagactacataacataaatatattttttaaattttctttgtgaaaatcattatgttgtttgattgttgtacttaattcacatatttgcatagttatttgtgatagatgaataactatattttaattatcagtaaataatatatatttattatataatataagaaaaataaaattatttacttttaaaacaaacttgtctcatgttggggactcggttataaaCATAACATATtcgaatgagacatttttacagttatcaatcttcttaacagtcaagaaacaaatttgaatatcaaaacaatatctcatacgatctctttgtggaataactgctttgaagaaattgaatttaagcataaaaaaggactggaaatggatgtggaaatgtgttatctaagtcagctttacaaaatactattcatagttcatatatcatttatatccatcctatttttttttgtccatcatttcttaaacatcttgaaataactgatgctaattaataaaaaacttttggctggaaaaaaaaatcaaatttgtctaattaccgcttaatttgtctaactgatatatatgtatttctcaattctaaaaatataatgtataatattgtattacattatttaaaaaatataaaataagactacctagcataaatataatttttaaattttctttgtggcaatcattatgttgttttattgttgtacttgattcacatatttacatagatatttgtgatagatgaataactatattttattatcagtaaataatatatatttattatataatataagaaaaatgaaattatttattttttaaataaagttgtctcatgttggagattcggttatagacatataatattcgaatgagacatttttactgttatcaatcttcttaacaatcaaaaaacaaatctgaatatcaaaaaaatatctcatacgatctctttgtggaataactgctctgaagaaattgaatttaggtaTAAAAAAAGACTGGAAATGATGTGCAGATGTTTTATCTAAGTCAGTTTTACAAAGtactactattcatagttcatatatcatttaagtccatcattttttaaacatcttgaaatagctgatgctaattaataataaactttaatggcaaaaaaaaatcaaatttatctaattatcgcttaaatattttattaatattgtctaagaagctttcaattgatatcatagtttaatttttttagtttttttttgttaattttagagttttttttgtatttaagatatttaaccatattaagcttatatttctttcacataatatatatatatatgtcataaaaattaacatcaaatcagttttacttatttattattttgtttctaatGAAAATagactttttaaataatttaatttaaaataaaattatatattaatttgttgtattctaacaatttgattgatttaattaatttgctttggtggataacttaaaaaatttcatatgaATTAGGAAAAGCAAgctatgttgttatattatatttatttgtgtatatgaaatctatatataatgctagtgtaataaagaaagaacattattttttgtaacttcaaaaagatacattattacaatttgaaattattcaaaattgaataaaatggtaattaaataaatctaattattatttttatcttgtttagttggattctcatgaaaagaaatcgataggttaaacaaatttttcaaaatttattgtgttattgttttgtctataaattacaaaatttattgaattgatatatttaattattgcacccttaaataatattttattaagacattagagaactatgttttgagttgttttgtcaaaattgtacaaaaatctatgctttttcatatttgttacgaaaatttatatgttaaacttatttttacaaaattcttaactttgtcacgaaaataaaaatctatgctttttcatatttgtcaatgttctcacactttcaaagaatattagcttagtcacttacttattttgttttacaaaacaaagtatcggagtctggaaagttgaatccatattattttaaatgtacataagagtttgtgattacatatttagtgattcttgtatatatgtccaagaaagtttcaatggcttagtggtatttgtcctatatttatgtcatactaacccgggttcgatcctttcttttgcattgttttttcattttttacgaaaaaataaatgagatgacgtggcaacttctaactctctgattggacgattttttgtgcctacgtggacactctaagaggagcttatatcccccttttaTTATAGTATAGATTGTGAAACCTAAAAATAAGACTAATGTCTAAACCTAAAATGTCCTAGTAATTAATAATCTGTGATTTTTTTACAAagctttattttctattttctcatTGATTTTGTATTATACAATACCATATATTAACAGAGAAATTCTACATTTTCCTAATAAAAATTAGGCATATGAAGGTAATTTTTTACATccttacatatatatgataaaataggtgaattcgttttttttaattaatcgtATAATATACTCTAGGCAGAAAAATACCTTAAAACATAATGTGGGTGATTGTATAGGTTTTATTTCAATTATTTAgctttgtttagttttaaatcATCAAATCTTAGCAATCATAATCATGATTAAGATTTGATTTTAAAGTTAAATACTACATCAAAATCTTCCAATTTTTACCAATcatgatcaatactattaaaagggaagaagtcttaaaaaatctacctatcaaaattgtttggacccttttatttaattcattattttttggtcttcCCTTAAATTTagactaacaatatgttaccatatatttctctaacaataactTATTCAGTTccattatttattcaaatacacttctaaatcttaatcattactattactatatttaccattttgacttttaatcgtaaaaatacaaaaactaatgttttctattatcacattaatcatataatatataatttaaagcaAGAAAAGTTACAcgacatatatgtgtacattctaactttctctttcctttataataacgtaatcatatcatatataaaatttcccactaaaatctcatattatatactaaactttcaaccgtctatagtttgatagatattttcatatttaaaaat is a genomic window of Brassica napus cultivar Da-Ae chromosome A2, Da-Ae, whole genome shotgun sequence containing:
- the LOC106398936 gene encoding WAT1-related protein At4g01430, which codes for MKEEQWAPVIVMLISSVAMGSVNALVKKALDVGVNHMIFAAYRMSISALILVPFSYIWERKTRPMLTFMLLCEHFISGLLGASLMQFFFLLGLSYTSPTVAMALNSMLPAITFALALFFRIENAQKLKSRAGVLKLIGTLICILGAMFLTFYKGLQVSNPHTHPEAIDNITLHNNGHDQAKKWLLGCVYLFTGIVLLSLWMLFQGKLSVKYPCTKYSSTCLMSVFAAFQCAILSLYKSREVEDWIIKDKLVIFVILYAGIVGQAMSTVVTSWSIKRTGAVFVSTFSPVSLVSATLFDFLILRSPLYLGSIIGSVVTITGLNVFLWGKRSETDQTVPKISTTSKSCQMIENEDNMTVDDNNTKLPV